One Bombus huntii isolate Logan2020A chromosome 12, iyBomHunt1.1, whole genome shotgun sequence DNA segment encodes these proteins:
- the LOC126871742 gene encoding aprataxin and PNK-like factor isoform X5: MKKLQILRVDNDVVQKMDLQIGNNIIGRNVETGCDDDRIIKYAAIINLTSDNEMTITPVNEDVDSNTVRDKRLCSGEGDNSRSSCNALHKILNNDHDENKINVEESVINEDNLMYNNNESKTQDANSTLICDHHNIDQSSAIERSAYKVQNMNKENSESYVHEKTLSLKENSDLPSISEDNEKVMVKVIQSPVSKNVHRSKISANATGNVFRRDKCKYGEECYRKNSQHRDKFCHPEDSDYDIPDDREECPYGTRCYRKNPQHKMKFKHIGTNIANNKRKKQNSKRTQIQKSLDAISGMEDSSVEESAEESIDESEYEPSSNDESSDDDEMYSDKN; this comes from the exons atgaaaaaattacaaatactTCGAGTAGATAACGACGTGGTGCAAAAAATGGACTTACAAATAGGTAATAACATCATTGGCCGAAATGTTGAAACTGGA TGTGATGATGatcgaattataaaatatgccgcaataataaatttaacatcTGACAATGAAATGACAATAACACCG GTTAATGAAGATGTAGATTCTAATACTGTACGTGATAAAAGACTCTGTTCAGGAGAAGGAGATAATTCACGTTCTTCATGCAATGCATTGCATAAAATACTAAATAACGATcatgatgaaaataaaataaatgttgaAGAAAGTGTTATAAACGAAGATAATTTAATGTATAATAACAATGAAAGTAAAACACAAGATGCAAATTCTACATTAATATGTGATCATCACAATATAGATCAGTCATCTGCTATTGAGAGATCTGCTTATAAAGTTCAAAATATGAATAAAGAGAATAGTGAATCTTATGTACATGAAAAGACTTTAAGCCTTAAAGAAAATTCAGATTTACCTTCTATAAGCGAAGACAATGAAAAAGTGATGGTAAAAGTTATACAATCCCCTGTTTCAAAAAATGTACACAGATCAAAAATATCTGCTAATGCAACAGGAAATGTTTTCAGAAGAGACAAATGCAAATATGGAGAGGAGTGTTATAG GAAAAATTCACAGCATAGAGATAAATTTTGCCATCCTGAAGATTCTGATTATGATATACCTGATGATAGAGAAGAATGTCCCTATGGCACTCGATGCTATCGTAAAAACCCTCAGCATAAAATGAAGTTCAAACATATTGGTACAAATATTGCAAATAATAAGCGTAAGAAGCAGAATTCTAAACGAACACAGATACAAAAATCTTTGGATGCTATAAGTGGAATGGAGGATTCATCCGTAGAGGAGTCTGCTGAGGAATCTATTGATGAGTCTGAGTATGAGCCTTCTAGCAATGATGAAAGTTCAGATGATGATGAAATGTACTctgataaaaattga
- the LOC126871742 gene encoding aprataxin and PNK-like factor isoform X1: MKKLQILRVDNDVVQKMDLQIGNNIIGRNVETGCDDDRIIKYAAIINLTSDNEMTITPYQVAPCYMKSIESSRWQLLKLGVTVPVKPGDVCTLVPDKCWFKIISVPDKMENNEDYTLKRKVNEDVDSNTVRDKRLCSGEGDNSRSSCNALHKILNNDHDENKINVEESVINEDNLMYNNNESKTQDANSTLICDHHNIDQSSAIERSAYKVQNMNKENSESYVHEKTLSLKENSDLPSISEDNEKVMVKVIQSPVSKNVHRSKISANATGNVFRRDKCKYGEECYRKNSQHRDKFCHPEDSDYDIPDDREECPYGTRCYRKNPQHKMKFKHIGTNIANNKRKKQNSKRTQIQKSLDAISGMEDSSVEESAEESIDESEYEPSSNDESSDDDEMYSDKN; encoded by the exons atgaaaaaattacaaatactTCGAGTAGATAACGACGTGGTGCAAAAAATGGACTTACAAATAGGTAATAACATCATTGGCCGAAATGTTGAAACTGGA TGTGATGATGatcgaattataaaatatgccgcaataataaatttaacatcTGACAATGAAATGACAATAACACCG TATCAGGTTGCACCATGTTATATGAAGTCTATCGAATCGTCGCGATGGCAACTTCTTAAATTGGGAGTTACAGTACCGGTAAAACCTGGAGATGTTTGTACTCTGGTACCGGATAAATGTTGGTTTAAAATTATATCAGTACCtgataaaatggaaaataatgAGGACTATACGTTAAAACgaaaa GTTAATGAAGATGTAGATTCTAATACTGTACGTGATAAAAGACTCTGTTCAGGAGAAGGAGATAATTCACGTTCTTCATGCAATGCATTGCATAAAATACTAAATAACGATcatgatgaaaataaaataaatgttgaAGAAAGTGTTATAAACGAAGATAATTTAATGTATAATAACAATGAAAGTAAAACACAAGATGCAAATTCTACATTAATATGTGATCATCACAATATAGATCAGTCATCTGCTATTGAGAGATCTGCTTATAAAGTTCAAAATATGAATAAAGAGAATAGTGAATCTTATGTACATGAAAAGACTTTAAGCCTTAAAGAAAATTCAGATTTACCTTCTATAAGCGAAGACAATGAAAAAGTGATGGTAAAAGTTATACAATCCCCTGTTTCAAAAAATGTACACAGATCAAAAATATCTGCTAATGCAACAGGAAATGTTTTCAGAAGAGACAAATGCAAATATGGAGAGGAGTGTTATAG GAAAAATTCACAGCATAGAGATAAATTTTGCCATCCTGAAGATTCTGATTATGATATACCTGATGATAGAGAAGAATGTCCCTATGGCACTCGATGCTATCGTAAAAACCCTCAGCATAAAATGAAGTTCAAACATATTGGTACAAATATTGCAAATAATAAGCGTAAGAAGCAGAATTCTAAACGAACACAGATACAAAAATCTTTGGATGCTATAAGTGGAATGGAGGATTCATCCGTAGAGGAGTCTGCTGAGGAATCTATTGATGAGTCTGAGTATGAGCCTTCTAGCAATGATGAAAGTTCAGATGATGATGAAATGTACTctgataaaaattga
- the LOC126871742 gene encoding aprataxin and PNK-like factor isoform X6 gives MKSIESSRWQLLKLGVTVPVKPGDVCTLVPDKCWFKIISVPDKMENNEDYTLKRKVNEDVDSNTVRDKRLCSGEGDNSRSSCNALHKILNNDHDENKINVEESVINEDNLMYNNNESKTQDANSTLICDHHNIDQSSAIERSAYKVQNMNKENSESYVHEKTLSLKENSDLPSISEDNEKVMVKVIQSPVSKNVHRSKISANATGNVFRRDKCKYGEECYRKNSQHRDKFCHPEDSDYDIPDDREECPYGTRCYRKNPQHKMKFKHIGTNIANNKRKKQNSKRTQIQKSLDAISGMEDSSVEESAEESIDESEYEPSSNDESSDDDEMYSDKN, from the exons ATGAAGTCTATCGAATCGTCGCGATGGCAACTTCTTAAATTGGGAGTTACAGTACCGGTAAAACCTGGAGATGTTTGTACTCTGGTACCGGATAAATGTTGGTTTAAAATTATATCAGTACCtgataaaatggaaaataatgAGGACTATACGTTAAAACgaaaa GTTAATGAAGATGTAGATTCTAATACTGTACGTGATAAAAGACTCTGTTCAGGAGAAGGAGATAATTCACGTTCTTCATGCAATGCATTGCATAAAATACTAAATAACGATcatgatgaaaataaaataaatgttgaAGAAAGTGTTATAAACGAAGATAATTTAATGTATAATAACAATGAAAGTAAAACACAAGATGCAAATTCTACATTAATATGTGATCATCACAATATAGATCAGTCATCTGCTATTGAGAGATCTGCTTATAAAGTTCAAAATATGAATAAAGAGAATAGTGAATCTTATGTACATGAAAAGACTTTAAGCCTTAAAGAAAATTCAGATTTACCTTCTATAAGCGAAGACAATGAAAAAGTGATGGTAAAAGTTATACAATCCCCTGTTTCAAAAAATGTACACAGATCAAAAATATCTGCTAATGCAACAGGAAATGTTTTCAGAAGAGACAAATGCAAATATGGAGAGGAGTGTTATAG GAAAAATTCACAGCATAGAGATAAATTTTGCCATCCTGAAGATTCTGATTATGATATACCTGATGATAGAGAAGAATGTCCCTATGGCACTCGATGCTATCGTAAAAACCCTCAGCATAAAATGAAGTTCAAACATATTGGTACAAATATTGCAAATAATAAGCGTAAGAAGCAGAATTCTAAACGAACACAGATACAAAAATCTTTGGATGCTATAAGTGGAATGGAGGATTCATCCGTAGAGGAGTCTGCTGAGGAATCTATTGATGAGTCTGAGTATGAGCCTTCTAGCAATGATGAAAGTTCAGATGATGATGAAATGTACTctgataaaaattga
- the LOC126871752 gene encoding translin-associated protein X isoform X2, whose product MDITDQSIEILQQFRAYATELDSKHDRFERIVKFGRDITIESKRIIFLLHTIDKKGKQESVLLEADKRLQKVARSLFKSIAHELEGQDPYLYLKAYRNGLEEYIEAVTFYQYLKCDNMKSWLEIEKTLTYKIPEISNVKTIQVLVSPYEYILGIADLTGELMRLCINNLATGDRASCYQTCNFVRDMYTCFLGCTNASNRLVNRKLCTLEQNLHKIENVCYTVKIRGSEIPKHILVDLVNEEYADSDESYHAY is encoded by the coding sequence ATGGATATTACAGATCAAAGcattgaaattttacaacagTTTCGAGCATATGCGACTGAATTAGATAGCAAACATGATCGTTTTGAAAGGATTGTAAAATTTGGCAGAGATATTACTAtagaaagtaaaagaataatttttcttttgcacACCATAGATAAAAAAGGCAAACAGGAAAGTGTGCTACTTGAAGCTGATAAGAGATTGCAAAAAGTTGCGAGATCCCTTTTTAAATCTATTGCACATGAATTAGAAGGTCAAGATCCATACCTCTATCTTAAAGCTTATCGTAATGGTTTGGAAGAATATATAGAAGCTGTTACATTTTATCAGTATCTAAAATGTGATAATATGAAAAGTTGgttagaaatagaaaaaacacTTACTTATAAAATTCCTGAGATTAGTAATGTTAAAACCATACAGGTTTTAGTCAGTCCATATGAATATATCTTGGGCATTGCAGATCTGACTGGAGAACTAATGCGTCTGTGCATCAATAACTTGGCAACAGGAGACAGAGCTAGTTGTTACCAAACATGCAATTTTGTTAGAGATATGTATACATGTTTTCTTGGTTGTACAAATGCTTCAAATAGGTTAGTGAATAGAAAGCTTTGCACACTTGAACAAAACCTccataaaatagaaaatgtttGCTATACGGTTAAAATAAGAGGTTCAGAAATACCAAAACACATACTTGTGGATCTAGTTAATGAAGAATATGCAGACAGTGATGAAAGTTATCATGCCTATTaa
- the LOC126871742 gene encoding aprataxin and PNK-like factor isoform X4, whose amino-acid sequence MRMLTLTNYLICDDDRIIKYAAIINLTSDNEMTITPVAPCYMKSIESSRWQLLKLGVTVPVKPGDVCTLVPDKCWFKIISVPDKMENNEDYTLKRKVNEDVDSNTVRDKRLCSGEGDNSRSSCNALHKILNNDHDENKINVEESVINEDNLMYNNNESKTQDANSTLICDHHNIDQSSAIERSAYKVQNMNKENSESYVHEKTLSLKENSDLPSISEDNEKVMVKVIQSPVSKNVHRSKISANATGNVFRRDKCKYGEECYRKNSQHRDKFCHPEDSDYDIPDDREECPYGTRCYRKNPQHKMKFKHIGTNIANNKRKKQNSKRTQIQKSLDAISGMEDSSVEESAEESIDESEYEPSSNDESSDDDEMYSDKN is encoded by the exons TGTGATGATGatcgaattataaaatatgccgcaataataaatttaacatcTGACAATGAAATGACAATAACACCG GTTGCACCATGTTATATGAAGTCTATCGAATCGTCGCGATGGCAACTTCTTAAATTGGGAGTTACAGTACCGGTAAAACCTGGAGATGTTTGTACTCTGGTACCGGATAAATGTTGGTTTAAAATTATATCAGTACCtgataaaatggaaaataatgAGGACTATACGTTAAAACgaaaa GTTAATGAAGATGTAGATTCTAATACTGTACGTGATAAAAGACTCTGTTCAGGAGAAGGAGATAATTCACGTTCTTCATGCAATGCATTGCATAAAATACTAAATAACGATcatgatgaaaataaaataaatgttgaAGAAAGTGTTATAAACGAAGATAATTTAATGTATAATAACAATGAAAGTAAAACACAAGATGCAAATTCTACATTAATATGTGATCATCACAATATAGATCAGTCATCTGCTATTGAGAGATCTGCTTATAAAGTTCAAAATATGAATAAAGAGAATAGTGAATCTTATGTACATGAAAAGACTTTAAGCCTTAAAGAAAATTCAGATTTACCTTCTATAAGCGAAGACAATGAAAAAGTGATGGTAAAAGTTATACAATCCCCTGTTTCAAAAAATGTACACAGATCAAAAATATCTGCTAATGCAACAGGAAATGTTTTCAGAAGAGACAAATGCAAATATGGAGAGGAGTGTTATAG GAAAAATTCACAGCATAGAGATAAATTTTGCCATCCTGAAGATTCTGATTATGATATACCTGATGATAGAGAAGAATGTCCCTATGGCACTCGATGCTATCGTAAAAACCCTCAGCATAAAATGAAGTTCAAACATATTGGTACAAATATTGCAAATAATAAGCGTAAGAAGCAGAATTCTAAACGAACACAGATACAAAAATCTTTGGATGCTATAAGTGGAATGGAGGATTCATCCGTAGAGGAGTCTGCTGAGGAATCTATTGATGAGTCTGAGTATGAGCCTTCTAGCAATGATGAAAGTTCAGATGATGATGAAATGTACTctgataaaaattga
- the LOC126871742 gene encoding aprataxin and PNK-like factor isoform X2: MKKLQILRVDNDVVQKMDLQIGNNIIGRNVETGCDDDRIIKYAAIINLTSDNEMTITPVAPCYMKSIESSRWQLLKLGVTVPVKPGDVCTLVPDKCWFKIISVPDKMENNEDYTLKRKVNEDVDSNTVRDKRLCSGEGDNSRSSCNALHKILNNDHDENKINVEESVINEDNLMYNNNESKTQDANSTLICDHHNIDQSSAIERSAYKVQNMNKENSESYVHEKTLSLKENSDLPSISEDNEKVMVKVIQSPVSKNVHRSKISANATGNVFRRDKCKYGEECYRKNSQHRDKFCHPEDSDYDIPDDREECPYGTRCYRKNPQHKMKFKHIGTNIANNKRKKQNSKRTQIQKSLDAISGMEDSSVEESAEESIDESEYEPSSNDESSDDDEMYSDKN; the protein is encoded by the exons atgaaaaaattacaaatactTCGAGTAGATAACGACGTGGTGCAAAAAATGGACTTACAAATAGGTAATAACATCATTGGCCGAAATGTTGAAACTGGA TGTGATGATGatcgaattataaaatatgccgcaataataaatttaacatcTGACAATGAAATGACAATAACACCG GTTGCACCATGTTATATGAAGTCTATCGAATCGTCGCGATGGCAACTTCTTAAATTGGGAGTTACAGTACCGGTAAAACCTGGAGATGTTTGTACTCTGGTACCGGATAAATGTTGGTTTAAAATTATATCAGTACCtgataaaatggaaaataatgAGGACTATACGTTAAAACgaaaa GTTAATGAAGATGTAGATTCTAATACTGTACGTGATAAAAGACTCTGTTCAGGAGAAGGAGATAATTCACGTTCTTCATGCAATGCATTGCATAAAATACTAAATAACGATcatgatgaaaataaaataaatgttgaAGAAAGTGTTATAAACGAAGATAATTTAATGTATAATAACAATGAAAGTAAAACACAAGATGCAAATTCTACATTAATATGTGATCATCACAATATAGATCAGTCATCTGCTATTGAGAGATCTGCTTATAAAGTTCAAAATATGAATAAAGAGAATAGTGAATCTTATGTACATGAAAAGACTTTAAGCCTTAAAGAAAATTCAGATTTACCTTCTATAAGCGAAGACAATGAAAAAGTGATGGTAAAAGTTATACAATCCCCTGTTTCAAAAAATGTACACAGATCAAAAATATCTGCTAATGCAACAGGAAATGTTTTCAGAAGAGACAAATGCAAATATGGAGAGGAGTGTTATAG GAAAAATTCACAGCATAGAGATAAATTTTGCCATCCTGAAGATTCTGATTATGATATACCTGATGATAGAGAAGAATGTCCCTATGGCACTCGATGCTATCGTAAAAACCCTCAGCATAAAATGAAGTTCAAACATATTGGTACAAATATTGCAAATAATAAGCGTAAGAAGCAGAATTCTAAACGAACACAGATACAAAAATCTTTGGATGCTATAAGTGGAATGGAGGATTCATCCGTAGAGGAGTCTGCTGAGGAATCTATTGATGAGTCTGAGTATGAGCCTTCTAGCAATGATGAAAGTTCAGATGATGATGAAATGTACTctgataaaaattga
- the LOC126871752 gene encoding translin-associated protein X isoform X1, whose protein sequence is MSQIKDEEGGENHGHCCTKKINIDYKRKEIMDITDQSIEILQQFRAYATELDSKHDRFERIVKFGRDITIESKRIIFLLHTIDKKGKQESVLLEADKRLQKVARSLFKSIAHELEGQDPYLYLKAYRNGLEEYIEAVTFYQYLKCDNMKSWLEIEKTLTYKIPEISNVKTIQVLVSPYEYILGIADLTGELMRLCINNLATGDRASCYQTCNFVRDMYTCFLGCTNASNRLVNRKLCTLEQNLHKIENVCYTVKIRGSEIPKHILVDLVNEEYADSDESYHAY, encoded by the exons atgtcACAAATCAAAG ACGAAGAAGGTGGAGAAAATCATGGACATTGCTGTACTAAGAAGATTAACATCGATTATAAGAGAAAAGAGATCATGGATATTACAGATCAAAGcattgaaattttacaacagTTTCGAGCATATGCGACTGAATTAGATAGCAAACATGATCGTTTTGAAAGGATTGTAAAATTTGGCAGAGATATTACTAtagaaagtaaaagaataatttttcttttgcacACCATAGATAAAAAAGGCAAACAGGAAAGTGTGCTACTTGAAGCTGATAAGAGATTGCAAAAAGTTGCGAGATCCCTTTTTAAATCTATTGCACATGAATTAGAAGGTCAAGATCCATACCTCTATCTTAAAGCTTATCGTAATGGTTTGGAAGAATATATAGAAGCTGTTACATTTTATCAGTATCTAAAATGTGATAATATGAAAAGTTGgttagaaatagaaaaaacacTTACTTATAAAATTCCTGAGATTAGTAATGTTAAAACCATACAGGTTTTAGTCAGTCCATATGAATATATCTTGGGCATTGCAGATCTGACTGGAGAACTAATGCGTCTGTGCATCAATAACTTGGCAACAGGAGACAGAGCTAGTTGTTACCAAACATGCAATTTTGTTAGAGATATGTATACATGTTTTCTTGGTTGTACAAATGCTTCAAATAGGTTAGTGAATAGAAAGCTTTGCACACTTGAACAAAACCTccataaaatagaaaatgtttGCTATACGGTTAAAATAAGAGGTTCAGAAATACCAAAACACATACTTGTGGATCTAGTTAATGAAGAATATGCAGACAGTGATGAAAGTTATCATGCCTATTaa
- the LOC126871742 gene encoding aprataxin and PNK-like factor isoform X3, producing MRMLTLTNYLICDDDRIIKYAAIINLTSDNEMTITPYQVAPCYMKSIESSRWQLLKLGVTVPVKPGDVCTLVPDKCWFKIISVPDKMENNEDYTLKRKVNEDVDSNTVRDKRLCSGEGDNSRSSCNALHKILNNDHDENKINVEESVINEDNLMYNNNESKTQDANSTLICDHHNIDQSSAIERSAYKVQNMNKENSESYVHEKTLSLKENSDLPSISEDNEKVMVKVIQSPVSKNVHRSKISANATGNVFRRDKCKYGEECYRKNSQHRDKFCHPEDSDYDIPDDREECPYGTRCYRKNPQHKMKFKHIGTNIANNKRKKQNSKRTQIQKSLDAISGMEDSSVEESAEESIDESEYEPSSNDESSDDDEMYSDKN from the exons TGTGATGATGatcgaattataaaatatgccgcaataataaatttaacatcTGACAATGAAATGACAATAACACCG TATCAGGTTGCACCATGTTATATGAAGTCTATCGAATCGTCGCGATGGCAACTTCTTAAATTGGGAGTTACAGTACCGGTAAAACCTGGAGATGTTTGTACTCTGGTACCGGATAAATGTTGGTTTAAAATTATATCAGTACCtgataaaatggaaaataatgAGGACTATACGTTAAAACgaaaa GTTAATGAAGATGTAGATTCTAATACTGTACGTGATAAAAGACTCTGTTCAGGAGAAGGAGATAATTCACGTTCTTCATGCAATGCATTGCATAAAATACTAAATAACGATcatgatgaaaataaaataaatgttgaAGAAAGTGTTATAAACGAAGATAATTTAATGTATAATAACAATGAAAGTAAAACACAAGATGCAAATTCTACATTAATATGTGATCATCACAATATAGATCAGTCATCTGCTATTGAGAGATCTGCTTATAAAGTTCAAAATATGAATAAAGAGAATAGTGAATCTTATGTACATGAAAAGACTTTAAGCCTTAAAGAAAATTCAGATTTACCTTCTATAAGCGAAGACAATGAAAAAGTGATGGTAAAAGTTATACAATCCCCTGTTTCAAAAAATGTACACAGATCAAAAATATCTGCTAATGCAACAGGAAATGTTTTCAGAAGAGACAAATGCAAATATGGAGAGGAGTGTTATAG GAAAAATTCACAGCATAGAGATAAATTTTGCCATCCTGAAGATTCTGATTATGATATACCTGATGATAGAGAAGAATGTCCCTATGGCACTCGATGCTATCGTAAAAACCCTCAGCATAAAATGAAGTTCAAACATATTGGTACAAATATTGCAAATAATAAGCGTAAGAAGCAGAATTCTAAACGAACACAGATACAAAAATCTTTGGATGCTATAAGTGGAATGGAGGATTCATCCGTAGAGGAGTCTGCTGAGGAATCTATTGATGAGTCTGAGTATGAGCCTTCTAGCAATGATGAAAGTTCAGATGATGATGAAATGTACTctgataaaaattga